A genomic stretch from Eretmochelys imbricata isolate rEreImb1 chromosome 24, rEreImb1.hap1, whole genome shotgun sequence includes:
- the LOC144279407 gene encoding trypsin-like produces the protein MEQLGITLLLVTAVSGQNDRIIGGAPCRPHSVPWQAALFVGSQLNCGGTLIARNWVVTAAHCHVNCPISVRLGEHNIKHLDWTEQLRISEKTILHPQYNPTSKDNDIMLIKLLTPAIFNKNVQPLELPTSCPSTGEKCVVSGWGTTKSPQLYFPPVLHCGNISIISQQKCRSIYPRYYTENMLCAGVLEGGIDSCQGDSGGPLVCNGKFQGIVSWGSQTCALSNKPGVYVTVCRYVNWIHETMNNN, from the exons ATGGAGCAGTTGGGCATCACATTGCTGTTGGTGACTgcag TGAGTGGCCAGAATGACCGGATCATCGGCGGCGCCCCCTGCAGGCCTCACTCCGTACCCTGGCAGGCCGCCCTCTTTGTGGGCTCCCAGCTCAACTGTGGAGGGACCTTGATTGCCAGAAACTGGGTGGTGACTGCAGCCCACTGCCACGTCAATTG CCCCATCAGCGTGCGCCTGGGAGAGCACAACATCAAGCATCTGGATTGGACAGAGCAGCTGAGAATCTCAGAGAAAACAATCCTCCACCCCCAGTATAACCCCACCAGCAAGGACAATGACATCATGCTCATCAAACTGCTCACCCCGGCGATCTTCAACAAAAACGTCCAGCCCCTGGAGCTACCTACCAGTTGCCCCTCCACGGGGGAGAAATGTGTGGTATCCGGATGGGGAACAACAAAAAGCCCTCAAT TGTACTTTCCACCTGTTCTCCATTGTGGCAACATCTCCATTATCTCCCAGCAAAAGTGCCGCAGTATCTACCCTCGCTACTACACCGAGAACATGCTTTGTgctggggtgctggaagggggaaTAGACTCGTGCCAG GGAGATTCCGGGGGACCCCTAGTCTGCAATGGGAAATTCCAGGGTATTGTGTCTTGGGGGAGCCAGACATGCGCACTGTCCAACAAACCAGGTGTCTACGTCACCGTCTGTAGATACGTCAACTGGATCCACGAGACCATGAACAACAACTGA